The window AGCCGACCTGAATAGCATCAACGCCATGTCTGAAGCcggctaaaaaaaattaaggacaCAAAAAACTCAAttgaatattaataataatctaaaattaaaaaaagttgcaCGGCCACGCTGCGTTGCTTTTTGAATGGCTAAAAAATACGATAGTCTGATCGCCCTTGTTAACTTACTTTTTTAACGATGGTGCCTGGGAAAATAAGCTTCACTCTAAAATTccacgcgttttcccagagataagatcaagctagatATTCTATTGTTCGTTCCCGAAAACCcctgcgtaccaaatttcatgcgtACCAATCCTTGGAGTCGTTTCTGATATTCCCGAAATAAACATGTACGTAAACAAGAATTGCTCGGTTAaacatttatatgtatataagaaTCAAAATATATGCAAACGATTGTTGCATTTGACAGAAAAGTTGGGTGTCAAAGTCTCCCTCCTCATCACAACTTTACACCCGCTGTCAAGCGTAGATGCATATCCGCCCACTTTTATAACAATGTCCCATCTTAGTATCAATACTGTAGTAAAAGACACGTCAGTTAGTTTAACACTGTTTATTTCATAAGTGGGTATACcttatatttaatacatacCCTCATTATGCATATACTACATCTTATCCCtttcataaaaacaataaaaagataAACAATGATTATTGTACACTTACAAGTaagcttaggtacctactctgaGATAGTAACAACTATGGACTTAACCtaggtatataggtaatatatttAGGTATTCATTCATAATAAGGTATACTGATTTCAATTTACAAACTATAACATACCTACTGAGACTTATTAATAACATGTTTATATATGTTTATTATTGCTGATTTATATATTGTTTTCACATCACAGACTTATTACTACTTTTAACTACTAAATTGAaacgaaattatttataaacagaATCACCACTTTATATTTATCCtggattacatttatttgcctAGTATATTAGGTCATACAAATATTAACGAATCTTATGAGTTAAATAGTTGTTAAAATTACGTTAATTTTTTCGTTGGTTTTCTTAGCCTTAGAGCGAGTTAAGGGAGCAGAAATTATGGGCTGAGAACTAATTTTGTTGTTAGCCAGTACTGCTTCGGTACAACCGTTACTGGGTTGTCCCGAGTGCTGAGTACTCGGTCCCGGTTGTGTGTCCGCCGGCGGCGCctgcgccgcgcccgcgcccgcgggCTCGCGCGCCACTAGGTGGCGGCGATTATCGGCGTTTGTTATCAACTGTCTCATATAACAGCTCCTGCTttacaggtaattttgtatttaaccTTCTACCCATTAAAATTTGAGCCGGCGAGTCGACGCCGTGTCTCGGGGTCGTTCTATAGTTAAGGAGGCTTAAATGAAAGTCATCTCCCGAATCCTGACACTTTTTGATAAGATTTTTGACTGTCTGGACCGTTCGTTCACTCTTCCCGTTGCTTTGGGCATAGCGAGGTGAGGACGTCACGTGAACGATCTGCCAGTCCACTATGAACTTTCTAAACTCGCTCGAACTGTAAGCCGGCCCGTTGTCCGTCACTAACTCATTAGGAATGCCGTGGCGTGCAAATTGATCCTTCATAAAACTTACGACGGAGTTACTACTAATATTTTTGAGTTGACCTACCTCAACATAATTCGAAAAATAATCTACCAACActatgtaatatttctttcGATATTCAAAGATATCTGAAGCGAGCTTTCGCCAGGGCAGGTCGGGCACCTTGTGCTGCGCCAGCGGCTCCCGGCGCGCGCGCGTCGCTCCACCGCAGCTGCCATGCCGGGCCAGAACATTACCTCGCGCGCGCGTCGCTTGCATCGATCTATTCCTAAGTGCCCTTCGTGTATTTTCTCTAGCATAGCGCCACGTATGCTCTGAGGAATATACACGCGACTATCCTTGAATATCAAGCCGTCTATAAATTGCAACGTTTCACGGTACGGCCAAAGAACCCGAACGCATTCACTTACTTCCCATCTGTTTTTTGGCCACCCGTTACGAatgtaatgtattattattttgctcTCTTTGTCTCTCGCGATATGTAGTTTGATTAAATCTAATTTTTTGTCACTAACCTGAACGTTGTCAATTAGAAAACAAGTCTGTAGCTCGACTTCATCACTGACCCGATTATGCATCTTCTCCGCTAGGGGCGCACGAGACAACGTGTCCGCTATATACATATACTTACCGGGCGTGTATTCCACGCGTATATCGAACCCTTGCACGCGCATCATCATGCGCTGCAGCCGTGCCGGCACAGAAGACAGTGGCTTATTAAATAGCGGCTCGAGAGGCTTGTGGTCAGTCTGGACTGTTACGTCACTTCGTCCGTAAATGTACTGCTTAAATCTCTCGACTGCGAAAACTATGGCCAGCATCTCCTTTTCGATTTGAGCGTACCGTGTTTGCGTGTCGGTGAGGGTGAGCGACGCAAACTCCACTGGGCGGCCGCCCTGCAGCAGCACGGCGCCCAGCGCCGCCGCGCTCGCGTCCACCGACAGCAGCACGGGCAGCGCCGTGGAGTACAGAGCCAGCACCGGGGCCGATGCTATCTTTCTCTTCAACTCATCAACCGCAGCCGAATGCTGTTGATCCCACACCCATTgagtttctttttttaataaaccccTAAGGACGGCTACTGAATctgaataattttgtataaattttgCCAAATAATTCACCATCCCTAGGAATCTTTCCAAAGCTTTTCGGTCTGATGGGTAGGGCATTTCCATAATAGCTCGTACCTTAGACTCGTCCGGTCTCATCCCATTTTCGTCAAATTTGTGCCCCAAATAAACAATTTCGCGTACGCCAAATTTACATTTTTCCTTGTTGTATTTTATACCGATTTCTTTCGACCTATCGAGAAGAAGTTTTAACCTAGCATCATGTTCTTCTTTTGTGCTACCCCAGACGATGACGTCATCAATAAAACTGTCTACGCCTTCTAAATCCTCTAAGTGCTGCCTTAGTTTAGCATGGAATACTTCAGGCGCGCAGTTTATCCCATATGGCAAGCGTAAAAATTGGTAACGGCCGAACGGTGTCCCAAAAGTGCAGAGGTCTGCACTCGCGTCATCCATCTGCACCATCCAGAAGCCCGCGCGCGCGTCCAGCACGCTGAAGCAGCGCGCGCCTCGCAGCCGCGCCGCCAGCTCCGACACGGTGGGCAGGCTGTAGTGTGCGCGGCGCACGGCTCGGTTCAATGCCCTCGGATCTAAACAAACCCTAATGTCGCCGTTTTTCTTAGCCACTAATACAATCGCGTTCACCCAATCTGTTGGATGGGCTACTTTTCTGATAACACCAATTTCTACCATACGCTGTAACTCCGCTTGCAGCTTATCACGTAGACCGAGCGGTATTTTTCGCGTCGGACACACAACCGGTTGTACGTTGGGATCGACCACTATTTTATATTTACCCGGTAATTTACCTAAGCCCTCAAAAAGATCGGCATACATATCGATCTGGATCGAACCTACTCGATTAACTATGCCTACAGTTACGCCACCTTCCAGGCCTAGTACGTTTTGACAATTCAAATCTGATACAACAAACATGAGCTCGAATTCTTTATTTcgatatgataataataaattacatttacCTACAATAGGTATACTGTTTCCTGTGAATGAATAAACACGTTTATTGAACGGTTGTAAATCACTAAGACTAAGCCCCAAGTTTAGGTATTCCAGTTTCGATATAGCATTCAGCATCGATCCtgtatctatttttaataataatcgcttatcgtttaatttcattatttcaaaCCATTCCTTTGGCGGCTTACTCTTAGTATCCTGTTGAATAATATTTACATAGAACATACCGTTCTCGCTCGAGTCACAATCCGAATCTTCTACAGCTAAATCACACACCTGATCTCGTAATATCTTCTTTTGCGTACACACCCGTGCAAAATGTCCCGTTTTATCACACACATAACACAACACGCCGTAAGCCGGGCATCGTTGCCCACCAGCACAGCCCGCGTTGCCACAGGCGGCACACAGCTGGCGCGAAAGCCCCGGCCGCGCCGCTCTGCCCGGCGCCCTCGCGCTGCGGCGCCCCGCGCGCCGGCCGCTCCCGCGGCCGCGCCAGCCGGCAGCGCCCGCGCCTCCGCC of the Choristoneura fumiferana chromosome 17, NRCan_CFum_1, whole genome shotgun sequence genome contains:
- the LOC141437174 gene encoding uncharacterized protein, whose product is MEHARPPAELLLEGGPVARAESWRKWRKQFEVFLKASGVSKESGDVQASLLVNLIGPAGYEVYSTLTFTEKENEDVDSVLKKFDDHFGTKPNVTVYRYKFFIRNQEEGENIDQWVTSLRLLSQNCEFGTLQDSLIRDRIVCGVANNTVRDRLLRKDGLTLAKAIEICQAAEISQEESCRIDGSPGEMRVDAVWGRGGGAGAAGWRGRGSGRRAGRRSARAPGRAARPGLSRQLCAACGNAGCADWVNAIVLVAKKNGDIRVCLDPRALNRAVRRAHYSLPTVSELAARLRGARCFSVLDARAGFWMVQMDDASADLCTFGTPFGRYQFLRLPYGINCAPEVFHAKLRQHLEDLEGVDSFIDDVIVWGSTKEEHDARLKLLLDRSKEIGIKYNKEKCKFGVREIVYLGHKFDENGMRPDESKVRAIMEMPYPSDRKALERFLGMVNYLAKFIQNYSDSVAVLRGLLKKETQWVWDQQHSAAVDELKRKIASAPVLALYSTALPVLLSVDASAAALGAVLLQGGRPVEFASLTLTDTQTRYAQIEKEMLAIVFAVERFKQYIYGRSDVTVQTDHKPLEPLFNKPLSSVPARLQRMMMRVQGFDIRVEYTPDGLIFKDSRVYIPQSIRGAMLEKIHEGHLGIDRCKRRAREVMFWPGMAAAVERRARAGSRWRSTRSCYMRQLITNADNRRHLVAREPAGAGAAQAPPADTQPGPSTQHSGQPTGFRHGVDAIQVG